In the genome of Coraliomargarita algicola, one region contains:
- the ispH gene encoding 4-hydroxy-3-methylbut-2-enyl diphosphate reductase, producing MEPIRLLFDSSNHLLVTLRADGLYGLASMDASDHSWHELAKLETSAGTQPILCALLSSSQHAEGNWQTIHNLNSLPKATDLEQVLKSIDDQLYRIPYLGMGENEYIYRFRTTKERNRSIYIDGQSEALYQSALCLAIKEARRTKEKSSGEPAVLDFGAVSYVIPSHFGFCLGVQNAIERAYETVAMHPDKRVFMLSELIHNPFVNEDLLARGLRYLQTDKGLPLCADGQIASGVDAPEALWNQLTENDIVIIPAFGATNEDKARLIRRGLSIRENDATCMLVEKVWKAARRYAQEGYTVLIHGKSEHEETKATFSNSSSYGPALMLRNMEHARRLAEVIQADPSQKLALFEASFAGLYSKGFDPLKDLEKIAVVNQTTLLRNETLSIIDYLRDVIASKYGETEVANHLWSKGKGDTLCYATQVNQDALHKAVEQNIDAALVVGGKNSSNTFQLYRVCAERFGERAHYIQSEKNILSLEAVRHYIFPYNLTNVPSTVEEDRPLFRKPIDKPRILLTGGASCPDGIIQQVIHRINGFFPPDSIRPVEDILEAIGSNT from the coding sequence ATGGAACCGATTCGACTGCTTTTTGATTCCAGCAATCACCTTTTAGTGACACTAAGGGCGGATGGTCTTTATGGACTCGCGTCTATGGATGCAAGTGATCACAGCTGGCACGAACTTGCCAAACTTGAAACATCCGCTGGCACGCAACCGATTCTATGTGCATTGCTTAGCAGTTCACAACACGCTGAAGGTAATTGGCAGACGATTCATAATCTGAATTCCCTTCCGAAAGCGACTGATTTGGAGCAGGTTCTCAAATCCATTGATGATCAATTATATCGTATTCCCTATCTAGGAATGGGAGAGAATGAGTATATTTATCGATTCCGCACGACTAAAGAGCGCAATCGGTCGATCTATATCGATGGACAATCTGAAGCACTCTATCAAAGCGCGCTATGTCTTGCGATTAAAGAAGCTCGACGGACCAAAGAGAAATCCTCTGGAGAACCTGCAGTGCTCGATTTCGGGGCAGTTAGCTATGTCATTCCCAGCCATTTTGGTTTTTGTCTCGGTGTGCAAAATGCGATTGAGCGCGCCTATGAGACAGTAGCTATGCATCCAGATAAGCGTGTCTTCATGCTTAGCGAGTTGATCCATAATCCATTTGTAAACGAGGATTTATTAGCGCGCGGCTTACGCTATTTACAGACGGATAAAGGTTTACCTCTTTGCGCGGATGGTCAGATCGCATCTGGCGTAGACGCACCTGAAGCTCTTTGGAATCAGCTTACAGAAAATGATATTGTAATCATTCCAGCATTTGGTGCGACCAATGAAGATAAGGCCCGCCTTATTCGTCGCGGACTTTCCATACGCGAAAATGATGCGACTTGTATGTTGGTTGAGAAAGTCTGGAAGGCGGCCCGTCGATACGCGCAAGAAGGTTACACTGTGCTCATACACGGTAAATCAGAACACGAAGAAACCAAAGCGACCTTTTCAAATAGTTCCAGCTATGGCCCCGCATTGATGCTACGAAATATGGAGCATGCCCGTCGCTTAGCCGAAGTAATTCAGGCAGACCCAAGTCAAAAGCTAGCCCTATTCGAAGCCTCTTTTGCTGGGCTTTATTCTAAAGGCTTCGATCCACTTAAGGATCTGGAAAAAATTGCAGTGGTGAATCAAACCACACTTTTACGAAATGAAACCCTGAGTATTATCGACTACTTACGCGATGTCATCGCCAGTAAGTATGGGGAAACAGAGGTTGCGAATCATCTTTGGTCCAAAGGTAAAGGAGATACTCTTTGCTACGCCACCCAGGTTAATCAAGATGCTCTACATAAAGCTGTGGAACAAAACATCGATGCAGCCCTTGTGGTCGGTGGAAAAAATAGTTCAAACACCTTTCAACTATATCGTGTATGCGCAGAGCGCTTTGGAGAACGCGCACATTACATTCAGTCAGAGAAGAATATCTTATCTCTGGAAGCAGTTCGTCATTACATCTTTCCATACAATTTAACAAATGTGCCGTCTACAGTTGAAGAAGATAGGCCGCTCTTTCGAAAACCGATCGATAAACCAAGGATCCTGCTAACTGGAGGTGCGTCGTGCCCCGATGGAATTATCCAGCAAGTCATACATCGTATAAACGGTTTTTTTCCCCCTGACAGTATTCGGCCAGTTGAGGATATCCTAGAAGCAATTGGGTCGAATACTTGA
- the hspQ gene encoding heat shock protein HspQ, which produces MEGGAAPGIYYDLGLVVIHQIYGYRGVIVAVDPRCMAGETWYLSNKTQPPREQPWYHVLVHDSGGLSTYVAQSNLAIDTSGKPISHPRINCYFSDFIEGRYKLKTGHSPSNCGS; this is translated from the coding sequence ATGGAAGGTGGAGCGGCACCGGGTATCTATTATGATCTCGGGCTAGTAGTGATTCATCAGATCTACGGATATCGCGGAGTCATTGTTGCTGTAGATCCACGTTGTATGGCTGGAGAAACTTGGTATCTATCCAATAAAACTCAGCCTCCACGAGAGCAGCCCTGGTATCATGTCTTAGTCCACGATAGTGGTGGACTAAGTACTTATGTGGCGCAATCAAACCTAGCAATAGATACTAGCGGAAAACCAATCAGTCATCCTCGAATTAATTGTTATTTTTCAGATTTTATAGAAGGTCGTTATAAATTAAAAACAGGCCATTCTCCCAGTAACTGTGGAAGTTGA
- a CDS encoding transposase, whose protein sequence is MRTKRITAQGTGIYHCMSRTVNGQALFKLREMEVLRKMIHQVADFSGVEVLTYCLMNNHFHVLVRVCPEAKVSDSELMRRYRVLYAKPSLYQTVSVMEQELRDGGAEADLIRQKLLARMNDVSAFMKTLKQRFSTWFNKTHERFGPLWADRFKSVLVEGKGNALLTMAAYIDLNPVRAGLVKDPKDYRFCGYAEAVSGQQKAQRALKFLTFGAYEASSNEALATYRELLFGKGSAAVEHAANIDRKAAVRVLEKQQGVLPNAVLLRCRIRYFTEGAVLGSREFVQSHAEHWKRSTGRKHPIKPSTIQMKDNEALTVMKLLRGKAYS, encoded by the coding sequence ATGCGAACGAAACGGATCACGGCTCAAGGCACGGGGATTTACCATTGTATGTCCCGCACTGTGAACGGGCAGGCGCTTTTTAAACTGAGAGAAATGGAGGTCTTGCGAAAGATGATCCATCAGGTCGCAGATTTTTCGGGCGTCGAAGTGCTTACTTATTGCCTGATGAACAATCACTTCCATGTGCTGGTTCGTGTCTGTCCGGAAGCTAAGGTCTCCGACTCGGAACTGATGCGACGCTATCGGGTGCTCTATGCGAAGCCTTCCTTATATCAAACCGTTTCTGTGATGGAGCAGGAATTAAGAGATGGGGGAGCGGAGGCGGACTTGATTCGACAAAAGCTGCTGGCTCGCATGAATGACGTCTCGGCCTTCATGAAAACCTTAAAACAACGCTTTTCAACTTGGTTTAACAAGACCCATGAGCGCTTTGGGCCCTTATGGGCGGATCGCTTTAAAAGTGTTTTGGTCGAGGGTAAGGGCAACGCGCTGCTGACCATGGCGGCCTATATTGACTTGAATCCTGTGCGAGCGGGACTGGTGAAAGACCCGAAAGATTATCGTTTCTGCGGCTATGCGGAAGCAGTCAGTGGACAACAAAAGGCTCAGCGAGCGTTGAAGTTTCTGACTTTCGGAGCATATGAAGCTTCTAGTAATGAGGCACTTGCGACCTACCGTGAACTGCTCTTTGGCAAAGGTAGTGCGGCTGTGGAACATGCGGCAAACATCGACCGCAAGGCGGCGGTGCGTGTATTGGAAAAGCAGCAAGGTGTCTTGCCGAATGCGGTGCTGCTGCGATGTCGTATCCGCTACTTTACGGAAGGTGCTGTGCTGGGCTCGCGCGAGTTTGTGCAGTCGCATGCAGAGCACTGGAAACGTAGCACAGGGCGCAAACATCCTATAAAACCATCAACTATACAAATGAAAGATAATGAAGCTCTGACTGTGATGAAGCTTTTACGCGGTAAGGCTTACTCTTAA